A portion of the Oxynema aestuarii AP17 genome contains these proteins:
- the infA gene encoding translation initiation factor IF-1, translating into MAKQDLIEMEGTVTESLPNAMFRVDLDNGFNVLAHISGKIRRNYIKILPGDRVKVELTPYDLTKGRITYRLRKK; encoded by the coding sequence GATCTGATCGAAATGGAAGGTACGGTGACCGAATCCCTGCCTAACGCCATGTTCCGCGTCGATCTCGACAACGGATTTAACGTTCTCGCCCATATTTCCGGTAAAATTCGGCGGAACTATATCAAAATTCTACCCGGCGATCGCGTCAAAGTCGAACTGACCCCTTACGACTTAACCAAAGGTCGAATTACGTACCGATTGCGGAAAAAATAA